The Rhodohalobacter barkolensis genome includes the window CAACAGCACGGGGCAGTGCACATACATCTGAGCGTTCATAGCGTGTATCCTGCTCCTTTTTGGTTTCAAGATCAGCCGTTTTAAGTGGTTTAATCATCGTGGGGATGGGTTTCATGGCACCTCTGATGATAACCGGCATTCCGGTTGTCATGCCTCCCTCAATTCCACCGGCCCGATTTGTTCTTCTCGAAAAATGGTTTTTGTAAACGATTTCATCATGAACTTCATGACCGCGGCTTCGGGCAGCTTCAAATCCCAGTCCAATTTCTACACCTTTCATCGCTTGCGTACTGACGATCGCCTGTGCAATTTGTCCGTCAATTTTTCGGTCCCAATGCACATAACTTCCAAGGCCGGCCGGTAAACCTGTTACTACAATTTCATAAATGCCACCGAGTGATGTTCCCTCTTTCCTTCGGTGTTTGATCTCTTCCCGCATCTGATGGCTGAGATCACTGTTCAAACATCGAACATCAGATTTATCTGCTTCTTTATAAATGGATTCTGAACCGTTTTCAGCCAATGGATCGGCAATAGCTCTGACGTCATCCCAATCTGAATAGCCAATAGAGCCAATTTGAATAACATGTCCGCCAATTTCAATTCCAAGTTCTTTCAGGAAAGCGCGGGCAACGGAACAGCAGGCAACCCGCATGGCAGTTTCGCGGGCACTCGATCGTTCAATTACCGGTCTTATATCATCAAAGTCATATTTTTGGACACCCACCAGATCTGCATGACCGGGTCTGGGCAGGGTGATTTTTTCAACATCACCGCGCTCTCCTTCTTTAGCCATTACTTTTGGCCAATTACTGTCATCTTTTTCAAATGCACGGTTCACCATAGAGAATGCAACTGGAGCCCCTGTAGTTTTGCCAAATCGAACACCGGATTGAATGATGGCTTTATCCTTTTCAAAAGCCATCCTCCCGCCACGCCCGTATCCTTTTTGGCGGCGAACCAGGTGTTGTTCTATAAAACCTTCACTTAATTCAAGGCCTGCAGGAGTTCCTTCTACAATTCCTGTAAGGCTTGGTCCGTGCGATTCACCGGCTGTAAAATATCGAAACATAGGGGATAATAGTTTAAACAGTTAAGTAAGATGGATGAAGATAATATTTTTGAGTGCTAAGTTCTCAAATGTAAGTAAAGATGTTAAGCGAGCTTGCCGGGATTTATATAGTAGTTTTGCATAATAGTAGTATGTAGGATTTGAATTAACAGCACATTTTGGAAAAAAGTTTTGTAATATTGACAACTTAAAATCAATCAGACGGAATTTATAATATTCCTTCGATCTATAGTTTAGTCTAAACCGATAAATGCACTATCTCAACGAGCTAGGAAAATATAGTTCATTACTTTATCAGGCGCTGAGATCATCAACAGAGTTTGGAACGTATCGTAAAAATCTGTTTCAGGAGCTTGTAAAAGTAGGGTACGATTCTGTTCCAATTATAATGCTCACAGGTGTTTTTACAGGTTCTGTTATGACGTTGCAATCGGCATATCAATTGCAATCGGCATTTATTCCAATTTCCACTATAGGCGCAATTGTTTCAGAATCAATTTTAATAGAATTAGCAGCCGTTATTTCCAGTTTGGTGCTGGCCGGTAAAGTGGGTGCACGGGTGGCTACTGAGCTGGGAACAATGCGAGTAAGTGAGCAGATTGATGCATTGGAGTCGATGGGATTCAATTCTATCTCCTTTTTGGTAGTTCCCAGGGTATTGGCCGGAATTTTAATGTTCCCTGTGCTATACATTGTAGCAAGTATATTTGGACTTGGTGGGGGAATTGCCGCCGGCTTATTTTCTGGACAGGTGCCTCCGGCTGATTTTTTACAGGGTGCGCGAATGTACTTCTACCCCTGGAATGTGATATTTGGGTTTGTAAAGATGATTGTATTCGGTTTCATTATCACATCCGTTTCATGCTATAAAGGATATTTTGCCCGCGGTGGAGCCGAGGGAGTTGGTAAAAGTACAACAGATGCAACGGTATTGAGTTGTATTCTTGTTTTACTGGCTGACTTTGTACTTGCAGCACTTTTGTTATGATTGAAATACAGAATTTAAAAAAATCTTTTGGTGGTGTTCTCGTTTGGGAGGATGTCTCTTTCAAAATTGAGGATGGTGAAACCGTTGCCATCATCGGGCGGTCAGGTTGTGGAAAGTCCGTGTTGTTAAAGCATATCAACGCATT containing:
- the aroC gene encoding chorismate synthase — its product is MFRYFTAGESHGPSLTGIVEGTPAGLELSEGFIEQHLVRRQKGYGRGGRMAFEKDKAIIQSGVRFGKTTGAPVAFSMVNRAFEKDDSNWPKVMAKEGERGDVEKITLPRPGHADLVGVQKYDFDDIRPVIERSSARETAMRVACCSVARAFLKELGIEIGGHVIQIGSIGYSDWDDVRAIADPLAENGSESIYKEADKSDVRCLNSDLSHQMREEIKHRRKEGTSLGGIYEIVVTGLPAGLGSYVHWDRKIDGQIAQAIVSTQAMKGVEIGLGFEAARSRGHEVHDEIVYKNHFSRRTNRAGGIEGGMTTGMPVIIRGAMKPIPTMIKPLKTADLETKKEQDTRYERSDVCALPRAVVVAESVIAPVLANAILEKFGGDSMNEIRTRFQNRTS
- a CDS encoding MlaE family ABC transporter permease, producing the protein MHYLNELGKYSSLLYQALRSSTEFGTYRKNLFQELVKVGYDSVPIIMLTGVFTGSVMTLQSAYQLQSAFIPISTIGAIVSESILIELAAVISSLVLAGKVGARVATELGTMRVSEQIDALESMGFNSISFLVVPRVLAGILMFPVLYIVASIFGLGGGIAAGLFSGQVPPADFLQGARMYFYPWNVIFGFVKMIVFGFIITSVSCYKGYFARGGAEGVGKSTTDATVLSCILVLLADFVLAALLL